From the Candida dubliniensis CD36 chromosome 2, complete sequence genome, the window gagattATCATCAACCAATGATCCATCTCTATAGTTGTAAATATATAGATATGATATCATGAAAAGTAGTTTGCTGGCTAAATagttaaaacaaaatatgaaaGTTTAAAATGTAGAGATAGAGTCGGAATAAGAACCGAATTGAGAATAGGAGAAAAATAGAAAGGTGTGATATCAGTATTTGAGAACAAGATGGGAACGTGGTGGTGAAGGGAGGCATAATATGGGAATGAATGACTGATGTGTGAAAGTCTAATCGCCACAGACTTTACGGGTTTACTAAAttaactactactactactactactactaccacgCTCACATGAACATTAAGATTATATCTAAAGCTTAATTAACTTCTTTCATATACTGTGTAGCCATCAGAATAATAAAAGGATATTCATTGTTTGAGCCAACTTAAAATTATTGGTGGAAATGAGAAAGAGACGTATTTATGTATTGTTTTTGGTAGGATAACTAATAAAGAGCAtcattgaattaatttgaGAGTTGATCAAACATGTTTGCTATAATCGTTTTTGTCAGTAATATGTGCTTTTATGGGTCTTTGATGTTAAAAAACCCAGCAATCATCCTAACGATAACTCCGTTGCCCTTGTGTGGTTGACACGGAGTTACCAGTGAGTAAAACtctaaattgaaaacactTTACTTTATTACGATTTGACTTTTGAAGGGAGACAAACAAACAGATGTAATTAGAGTTAGTATTAAGTTGAAAGGAAGTGTGAACGGAAGCGATAAAGTAGTTGCAACTGTATATCTATCTTCGATAAtcattgaataaaatttgTATTTACCTCTCAGCCCCCCAATCTggtaacaacaataactaCTGGTTGTATTTGAATGGAAACCTTGGACGGCAAAACAAAGACAAGTAAAAACTCTATTTGGGATTGCCACAGTGAAAATTCAACCAATCAACAAATACCAAGAACTTTATTCGGAGATCTTCTATAGACAGAGATTGATATTTTCGTTAGTTCATCCCCTAttccaaacaaaaaaaaaatagatttCAAAGCCTTGTTAATATTATGTAAATAGACTTTGCCATATGtgggattttttttaatccATATctcttgtttctttttccttcAACTCATCCTCTATTCCCACTGACAATACAACGATCATGTTAAACTGTAGTATTGATGATTCTTGTATGGGTTCATGAATTATCCTACCAATAAGTAAGCATAgctaaaaaataaaaacagaTCAATTGTTAgtaattgcaaaaaaaaaaaatattctcAATCTTTGCTGCGGCCACAATGTACATcagaaaaataataattagggatgaagaggaagaaCGCAGCTAAATATTATTGAGAAGggatttttgttttagcaaatttgaaatccCGTCACGTAATTTTAAGCCCACCCGATAATAATTTCTGAGGATTAAAACCAATGGTTGAAACAAAAGCCTCAGTTGCcataattattttataaaaCTAATCCtcttattttattattcatattCACTTCGACTTTAAAActttaaatataatatataatacCCTTTCAATTCTGTCACAACTGCCACCACATTTCTTTTGTTCATTTGATTACTGTTAAGTTTAACTTTCCATTTTTCCAAAGGTAATCATGTCATCAACAATTCCCAGTGAAGACAAGAAACCTTTATTGGATTCTGAAATGGAACCCGACGTTTCTATTGATAATAACGAAGTATTACCACCTTATTCGGACAATGAAAAACATCAGTTATTGCCTGATAACGAAAAATGTGACTTGGAGGCAATTCCAACAAGTTATCGAGTAACTCGCCAttccaataaattcaaaagattttgtcaaattttatcattatttggCGTCCTTTATTTGGTAAACTTTTTATACATCAATCGTAATGACTTTTCTCATGGAATGTCATcttatttcaaatttaactGCAGCTCCTTAGCTTCGCAGCAACCCCTTCAAGAAGCTAAACTTGACCATCATCCAATTTTCagaaatttgattgatgtGGTTGATACTACATACTCTGGTCAACAAGAAGGCAATGACACTGCTAAAGAAATCATTTCTGTCACCAATCCATATACACCTAATCCTCGCTATGGAGAATCATTGTACACCACGACTTTGATTAAGAACCATAAGTTTGCTAACAGTTGGAACCAACCGGCAATTGTCAATTTTACTGCTCCATCAAACATATCCTTTGATGCAGTGGTTTTAACTTTACACACTGAAGTAGACGGTGTACAATTTGATAGATTGGctaatttgtttgttgatggTATTCAAGTTTGGAGAACTTCAACTATTGAACCTGGTGGTCGTAAAGTATTTAGTGATTTCAAGAAGGATGTCAGCAAGTATTCCAatcttttcaaaaaagaaaacgtACAAATCTTATTCCAATTGGACAACTTAGTTACATCCAAGTTGACAGGTATTTTCGATGTTACTTTAACCGCAGATTTTTACAAGTTCCACAGACACCCACACCACCATGATGGAAGAAATGAACACAATGAAAAACGTTGTGGTcatgatgataaattgaatgagTTCCATGATGAACATCAGGATCAAGGctatgaaaaagaatttaatgATGCTTTTGACCATCAAAAGGGTGACTTCCAAGGAGATGAAAAAGACCATCATGATGAACCTCACAAAGGAAAGCATGATAAAAATAAGCACCATAAAGATAAGCACCATAAAGATAAGCACCATAAAGATAAACACCACAAGGACAAAGATGGAAAACACAAAAAACCCAAAGAACCAGAGCATCCACCACACGAACCAGGTGACAAACCACCTCACCATCCACCACATGAACCACCTCACCATCCACCACATGAACCACCTCACCATCCTCCTCATGAACCACCACACCATCCTCCTCATGAACCACCACACCATCCACCGCATGACCCAGATCATCATCATGGAAAATACCACGAAGAACGTAGAATTTTCACTGAAGCCAAACCTGCAGATGTGATTTATCCTTTGACTTTCAACAAGAACCCTAATCAACCTCCAGTTGTTTACCTTGCATCCAATAAACTCTCAGTCAATTTACCAAAAGTTACCAAAAACACTACACGCTTGACGCTTTCGATTTTCACTTCTGGTAATGCCGCTGATGAATTTTGGTACACCAATGTCGTTGACAAATACAAGGATATTTTTGCTGATAGTGGTAATCCATTTATTGGTAAAGGACCAGTTAGAGTAGTCAATGTTTATTTCAATGGTGAGAAAATTGCTGCTCAAACCCCTGAACCTGTCATTTTCACTGGTGGCATTTCACCGGCTTTATGGTCACCTGTTGTTTCATTCAATGCATTCGATGTACCTTccattgatgttgatgtcAGTGGTTTATTGCCATATCTTTGGGAACATCAAGCTATCGAAGACAAAATATTGGAGATTGAAGTCAGTAATGGGTTGGGTGAAATCGATAAGGACACCACTACTTCAGtaaatgaaaattgggTTACATCTGCTAACTTATTAACGTACCAAAATGACCAAGTTATTGATGCTACTGGTGAAGTCATTAATATTGACCATGAAAGTTCCGGAATTGTTCTTACAGTTGCACCACCTTACACCCGTTCATTACAACAAGTCATTGATGCTTCCTTCAGTGCTCAATTGATCAGTCAAGTCAGCTTgactttgaaaaataacaGAACTTTGAATACAACTATTAGTAGTTATTCCAAAGCTGAAGTATCAAATGTTCAAAGCTATTCCCGTTCTGGAGATATCCAATCTATTGTCCATGCTGGTCGTTCTTCACGTTCGGTTATTATTCAAGACAACGATTCTCCAGTGTCTAAAGAGGTTGCTAAGCACGAATCTAAACACCACAAACCAGAAATCCCAGATAATACTATTTCTATTGTTAACATCACATTGAATTACCCATTGGTACTCCATTTGcaacaaatttcaaaagaCATTGGTTCTGGCGATAATTTTTTCGTTGATTATGATGTCAAGTTGGCCcattcttcatcaactgACATTTCATTTGGTGCTATCCATGGTAGCGTTCATACAACTGCTTCTCAAAATGGCACTTCAAGATTTTTCTTGTCTTCAAAAGGTAATCATGGGTTTGGATCAACTTTTAGCAAGTACAAATCAAAGTTCAAGTTTGGTCCACATGAAAGAAAGTATAAAAGAATTGTCAATGCAGTCAATGGAACCATTGTTTTAGACAAGTCCAAATCAGGCGAAGAGGATGAACATGGTAAAGCTCATTTGTCTTCGGTAATGAAAGCAATGGAAAATATGTCAGTTTACAAGAATGCTTCACAAATGTTACAGAGCATTATGAATGCTTCAAGAGCTTCTTTTAAAGGATTTTTTGGTGCCAAGCCTGGATGTCACGGCATGAAACACCATGAAAATGTAGATGACcataaaaaaatgaagcATAAGATGAGAAAACATGTATCTGACGCTCATTAAGATCGGTCCTTATTTAGTTTAGGGGTTTGCTACTTGTTTCGCTTTTATCCTttgcttttctttattaCAATACTGTTGTTCCTGGCAGTAAgtttttatatttctttttgtttatacTTTACATAAgttgtttttattattgacaagtactgttctttttttttttgtttcacaACATCGCAGAATAAAATTAACCAAAACCAGCCCATTCTATAGAAAAAGTCAACGGCACAGACTCATCAAATAGATCACATAAAGCTTCATCGTTTAGTTCCTGATGTACCTTATCCGTTTCTTTATCATAGCCCATTATAACCAAATTCTTCTTAACACTAGTAGCCAATCTTCCACCCACAACAATGTCATGAATGTCAAAAAACTCGAATCTAACAATCGAATAGGAATGATAACGTAAAGGATCTCCTGGATAAATAACCAAGTCACCACCAAATTTTATTCCAGGGTTAATAAAGTAACCTTTGTTTTGTAAATAACTGTAATACTTATAGTAGGtgataaatttgttaatcAGCATTGACGAATCCTGTAAATAATTGGTGATGTAATTGTGAATCCtcaattgatgatgtttGGCTAACTCtaaattataatcattatCTGAATTAGGCGTTGTTATCAAATTACCTTGATAGttgttatttttgatatttccctttaataatttaagCTTTGCTTCACGATATgttaattcatcaactaAAATAGCTTTATTGTACTGAAGTAACCAGATCACTTCCCAAATTATTAACTTAAGGGGAAcagaaagaaatatattttgttgtGGATAATGTTGCAATGTCCCCATCAACACACCAAGTATATTGTAATCATTGCGTAGAGTCTttatatcatcaacattaaATACCAAAACTTCTGGTTGGTGAGAAAGATTAATGACTGGTAAAATAATTGGGTTTACAAAATTATTGTCAGTGGTAGTAGCTATAGGcttatcattattttccaTTATAAGAGGTGAGACCAAACTGTTGCTTGAAGGTTTCAAGAAAAACGAAGCCATATGTTAGATCGgagcatttttttttttctcttcttcaCACAGCATCGACTTGTCCTGCAAAACAgttttttctctcttttgGTTagtgatgttgttgttgtttttccGGTTGAGTTTGGTGAGACACACtagaatcaacaaaaacagtTGAgcttatttctttttcaagtGTAAAGTGAAACTTTCAACATCCTTCAATCCTTTACCTAACAGCAAACCCCCTCCTCCCcctccctttttttttataactttctttttttggttttgttaGCAACATGAAAGAGAGTAATGGAAGTGGTACTTCTATTTCTCAGAATTCATTTAAAGCATTAAATGAGGTAGAAGTAGCGAAAACAACAGCGGAGTTAAAAGCAAAATACCAATCATCTTCGACTCCCAATGATTTGTATAacttaattgatgaaattgatgcCGCCATGGCTAAGATAGACAATAATCTTAACAATTTTACAGCTTTGAATTCTAGTAAACTCCAACAGGATATAACCAATATAGAGTTGGCAAGAACCActaaattatcatcagCAATCTCgaattcaaataaattgacgtcaattttttcacaGGCAAATGACTTGGGCCACAAGTTGACgtttaaaatcaaatcgTTAGATCAAGAAATTGGCAACGTAAACAAAACATTGGAATACGTGACAAacattcaattattgaagaataaCATCAACCAAGCAAATTATGCTATCGAACACAAAAATTGGGAATTAGCAGCTCAATGTATACATACCATCAGCTCGAAGATCCCCCCTGAATTGATTTCTGGGAAATATGCATCGGTCGTGATTCCGTCTACCGAATTACCTGTAATGCCAACGGTTGCAATCGCCAATTGGACAGATAAATTAACACAAGtgtttaaagaaaaattcaCTGAGGCAGCAAAAGCTAGAAATGTTGAACAATTGACgaaatttttccaattattCCCACTAATCAACCAGGAAGAGATTGGTCTTAACTGTTATTCTAAATTTATCTGTGAAATCATCAATGAAACATCTAAAAGTCTAACAGCAGGGTTGGAGAGTGCCCATGATTTGAAGCCAGCTATATTTTCTAATGTTGTCATgcaattatttgaaaatatttcaatgaTGCTATCTCAGCATGGGCCCTTAATTAAAAAGTATTATAGTGCCACATATCCACTGGCATTGTCATATGTTATTAGCAAAATCCAAAGAGAAATCGACTTACAAGTTGGAATAATTGCTGATACCTTTTATGATTTGAGAAGATTAGATAAACACTTCCAAGATATCAAATTATATAGTTTTCCATTATTAACTAGAAGATTGGCAGAACTAAAAGATCACACAACTCAAGATCAGGAGTCCAGAAGAACTAGTTTTGATACATCAGACGaattattaccaataaGATTAATTGGTGATTTAATACAAGAattatcttcaatttttgaaaactgGACGTTATACTGCCGATTTATTACCGTCaaatatttacaagaaccccaaaataaacaaaatgggaaagcaacaacagaaGAACAAGAGTTACTTTTACCTGATTTAATTCGCAAATCTACttttacaagaaaaatcaatgaaaagCTTTTGCCTTCATTTGAGATCTTGCACAAGTTTTATTTCCGGCGTTCGATAGAAAAATCAATCACCATCGAAGAATTGCCATCATTAGATGCATATTTGGTATTAAATAATGAGCCTGGAGTTCACCCAGAACAGGTACCCATATCTTCTGTTGCTGAAGATTTAACTTTGGTTTTAAACACCACTTTACGTAACATTATTCAATCTGGATTGCCTACAGCTGTGAAGAGTTTTATCAATGAAAGTTTCCGTATTGTTCAACAAGATTTCTTGAATggatttttcattaaaaacTTGAATGACAATCAACCAAGATATAACCAAACGTTATCATTGATAGACCCTGCCAGTACTATCAACCGCACCAACAGTCCAATTAGTAGAAGCGGAACTCCCGACGTACATGGAGGTAGTGGTGGATTATCAACCGGGGCAGGATTTTTGAAGGGTGCTTCAAGTGCCTTGGGAAGTGTTGTTAGTGGTTCTGGTGCAATTGTAGGTAGTTTACAGACCACTCCAAATAATccaaaattgttgaatttcattatttatttgaacACCGTGGCCATGGCTCAAGAATATTTCACCAAAGTGTTCCAGAATATAAATAAGGACAGTTATTTACAGTCTTATTATCCTTTTGGTAAGGACAAGAATAAAATCgcaaatattttaaaacaaGATTTTTTAGATCCATTCACCAGTGTTAGcaataaaatcatttccgaaagtttaattaatttatacaATCAGCTGATCAAGAATAAGTTGCTTATGCTTGTTAATGACTTTTTTACTGAAACTCCAACTGcaaataatgaaacaaaCTATGTGATTTATTCTACCAATAACATAAATGATCCTacaattttaattaaattcacTTCAAACTGGCAGTCCTTAATGAAACCATATCTACAAACATTGCACAAGGCTCTTTGGAGTAAATTATTGCGATTAGTTGTGGTTAACTTAACCAATTTgttagaaaagaaattgttcatgatattaaataaattgaaaattaatgaattgggTGCTATAAAGTTAGAGAAAGATGTTTCGTATTTAATTAACGAAATTTGCCGTGATAACTACTATTTGCGTGAAAAGTTTGTTAGACTAACTCAAATAGTATTATTGGTAGGTATGGATGATGAAGAGTACGAGGAAAGTAATCAACCAGTGACTAAAGCTCCAGAAACTGAAGAAGATGGAAGGGAAAGagatgattttgatgatgaaattggtGGCATAAATTGGGTGTTAACACCACATGAGAGAATTCAAATACGTAAATACAGGATTTAGAAAACAAGTTCAATATATACATTTGCTTAATGTTGTAATTGATCATGTAATTCCCT encodes:
- a CDS encoding splicing endonuclease, putative (Similar to S. cerevisiae SEN34), whose product is MASFFLKPSSNSLVSPLIMENNDKPIATTTDNNFVNPIILPVINLSHQPEVLVFNVDDIKTLRNDYNILGVLMGTLQHYPQQNIFLSVPLKLIIWEVIWLLQYNKAILVDELTYREAKLKLLKGNIKNNNYQGNLITTPNSDNDYNLELAKHHQLRIHNYITNYLQDSSMSINKFITYYKYYSYLQNKGYFINPGIKFGGDLVIYPGDPLRYHSYSIVRFEFFDIHDIVVGGRLATSVKKNLVIMGYDKETDKVHQELNDEALCDLFDESVPLTFSIEWAGFG
- a CDS encoding golgi transport complex subunit, putative (Similar to S. cerevisiae COG4) produces the protein MKESNGSGTSISQNSFKALNEVEVAKTTAELKAKYQSSSTPNDLYNLIDEIDAAMAKIDNNLNNFTALNSSKLQQDITNIELARTTKLSSAISNSNKLTSIFSQANDLGHKLTFKIKSLDQEIGNVNKTLEYVTNIQLLKNNINQANYAIEHKNWELAAQCIHTISSKIPPELISGKYASVVIPSTELPVMPTVAIANWTDKLTQVFKEKFTEAAKARNVEQLTKFFQLFPLINQEEIGLNCYSKFICEIINETSKSLTAGLESAHDLKPAIFSNVVMQLFENISMMLSQHGPLIKKYYSATYPSALSYVISKIQREIDLQVGIIADTFYDLRRLDKHFQDIKLYSFPLLTRRLAELKDHTTQDQESRRTSFDTSDELLPIRLIGDLIQELSSIFENWTLYCRFITVKYLQEPQNKQNGKATTEEQELLLPDLIRKSTFTRKINEKLLPSFEILHKFYFRRSIEKSITIEELPSLDAYLVLNNEPGVHPEQVPISSVAEDLTLVLNTTLRNIIQSGLPTAVKSFINESFRIVQQDFLNGFFIKNLNDNQPRYNQTLSLIDPASTINRTNSPISRSGTPDVHGGSGGLSTGAGFLKGASSALGSVVSGSGAIVGSLQTTPNNPKLLNFIIYLNTVAMAQEYFTKVFQNINKDSYLQSYYPFGKDKNKIANILKQDFLDPFTSVSNKIISESLINLYNQSIKNKLLMLVNDFFTETPTANNETNYVIYSTNNINDPTILIKFTSNWQSLMKPYLQTLHKALWSKLLRLVVVNLTNLLEKKLFMILNKLKINELGAIKLEKDVSYLINEICRDNYYLREKFVRLTQIVLLVGMDDEEYEESNQPVTKAPETEEDGRERDDFDDEIGGINWVLTPHERIQIRKYRI
- a CDS encoding peptide-n4-(n-acetyl-beta-d-glucosaminyl) asparaginase amidase n, putative (Similar to Aspergillus niger pngN); protein product: MSSTIPSEDKKPLLDSEMEPDVSIDNNEVLPPYSDNEKHQLLPDNEKCDLEAIPTSYRVTRHSNKFKRFCQILSLFGVLYLVNFLYINRNDFSHGMSSYFKFNCSSLASQQPLQEAKLDHHPIFRNLIDVVDTTYSGQQEGNDTAKEIISVTNPYTPNPRYGESLYTTTLIKNHKFANSWNQPAIVNFTAPSNISFDAVVLTLHTEVDGVQFDRLANLFVDGIQVWRTSTIEPGGRKVFSDFKKDVSKYSNLFKKENVQILFQLDNLVTSKLTGIFDVTLTADFYKFHRHPHHHDGRNEHNEKRCGHDDKLNEFHDEHQDQGYEKEFNDAFDHQKGDFQGDEKDHHDEPHKGKHDKNKHHKDKHHKDKHHKDKHHKDKDGKHKKPKEPEHPPHEPGDKPPHHPPHEPPHHPPHEPPHHPPHEPPHHPPHEPPHHPPHDPDHHHGKYHEERRIFTEAKPADVIYPLTFNKNPNQPPVVYLASNKLSVNLPKVTKNTTRLTLSIFTSGNAADEFWYTNVVDKYKDIFADSGNPFIGKGPVRVVNVYFNGEKIAAQTPEPVIFTGGISPALWSPVVSFNAFDVPSIDVDVSGLLPYLWEHQAIEDKILEIEVSNGLGEIDKDTTTSVNENWVTSANLLTYQNDQVIDATGEVINIDHESSGIVLTVAPPYTRSLQQVIDASFSAQLISQVSLTLKNNRTLNTTISSYSKAEVSNVQSYSRSGDIQSIVHAGRSSRSVIIQDNDSPVSKEVAKHESKHHKPEIPDNTISIVNITLNYPLVLHLQQISKDIGSGDNFFVDYDVKLAHSSSTDISFGAIHGSVHTTASQNGTSRFFLSSKGNHGFGSTFSKYKSKFKFGPHERKYKRIVNAVNGTIVLDKSKSGEEDEHGKAHLSSVMKAMENMSVYKNASQMLQSIMNASRASFKGFFGAKPGCHGMKHHENVDDHKKMKHKMRKHVSDAH